AATACCTGCTGGCAAGTCTAATCTCATTAATGCATCAACTGTTTTTGATGATGGACTTAATATATCAATTAGTCTCTTATGAGTTCTTATTTCGAACTGTTCTCTAGAATCTTTGTACTTGTGTACAGCTCTTAAGATTGTAATCACATCTTTTTCTGTTGGAAGTGGTACTGGACCAGCTACCTTAGCCCCTGTTGCTTTAGCTGTTTCAACTATTTTCTCAGCTGCAGCATCAAGTAAATTGTGATCAAATGCTTTTAATCTAATTCTTATTTTTTGTTTTGCCATATTCTTTCCCTCCTTTTCATCGCACGCTTGACTTTATACGCACAACACGGATGTTATGTAAACCCTCCCTGGTGTATCGCATTCTTCAACACACGTGGGCATAAAATAACTCCGCCGCCACATTCTTGATGTGGCATACTCCACAAGAATTCCCTAAAGTCCGGCTACCTCTTGCTTCATCGCATATAAACAACTCAATAACAACTCTTACATTATATATTAAATTTTTATGTTTGACAAGAGTTTTTATTTTTTTATTTTTCCCACTTCTATTGCGCCTGAAATGAATTATATT
Above is a genomic segment from Clostridium bornimense containing:
- the rpsJ gene encoding 30S ribosomal protein S10 codes for the protein MAKQKIRIRLKAFDHNLLDAAAEKIVETAKATGAKVAGPVPLPTEKDVITILRAVHKYKDSREQFEIRTHKRLIDILSPSSKTVDALMRLDLPAGINIEIKA